Genomic window (Nicotiana sylvestris chromosome 7, ASM39365v2, whole genome shotgun sequence):
TCGTATGGATCAACCCTACATTACATTTATGCTACatatgaaaatcaaagaaaagataACAGTAATAGCTACGCCACATTCGGACTTAAAAGTAAACGTGCTAATATGACTAGAATATGTTCCCAAATGGTATCACGCACCAAAAACAAAGACCCAAAGAACAAGATCCATCTACAACAAAAAGGATCGGAAATTCACTTACCCGAATCGCTTCCCTTGGTAATAAAAAAGATTGGAGAGACAAGTGTCATCAACATCTAAGATCCAAGCGTCAAGGCCATCGTTAGAAAGAACAACATCGTCATTCACATAATCCATAACATGATCAATGATTAATTCAACATCACGTTCATATTGCCCCCTCATCATATAATTTTCAACATAACGCAGACAATGAGTTGGTACAGTTCGCCATGCACGTATATTGTTAGTTTCCACACCCAATCTCCAGCTCAAACAATAGCTATCAGGTTTCTCTTCTGTGTGCCACATCGGCATCCATACCGTAGTACTTGCTGTTAATTTTGAACACGAGGCTAGCAGAAGAAGCATCACTAATTCCCTTATTTGCTTCATCGTCTCCCAGATTACTCCTCCTTTGTTTATCTTCATGTTTGAAAAGAATGCCATTTTCATCAGTCAAAAATTATACACCAAGTATATAGATTATTACTTCAAAAAgataatatatttatatatatattatatatcttcATAAACAAAGACTAAGAGAATACTTGTGGAAATTTAAGGGAAGGGGATAAGACTCTACCTTTCCTCGAAGGTCAATATTCCAAAGAATAATGTTCGCGTAGGGCAGGAGAAGTCGTTGGACGTCAACTTAGAACAACATTGCCGTCATTTATAGAATTAGGAAATTCAGGGGTAGGAAGAGGTTTTGTTTTGTCCAGTGTGGcgccttttgtttttattttaattttgctaCATATCACTGAGCAAGCAATGGAATTTCCGACTTTAATTTTGTTATAAGTATTCCAAAACCCACTTCTTGGAAAACAACAATTCCTAACTAATAttatttcttatttcttatttcttatttctTATATATAACGCACTATATATAAGAAAGTCATCGTCTTTTAAGGTACGCATTGTCTCTAACAAAAACTAAGAATTTTCTTTCTTGAAAAACGAAAATTGCCTATACTTTTCATGGCAGGAACGTCCTTGTATACttttagaaaataaataaaatcatactaatataatataatataatttaaCATAACAATATATGAGTTGACTTTTAGCACTACTCAAGCGCATTACAGCTTCTTGGATTACCTATTGTATCGTAatgtattgttactttaaaaataatatttttttaaattgttacttaaattttattgtagcGTTTCTACGAATTCGTTGTTACGTAATGACAAAAAATGTCACTTTATGGACCAATGTATTTGGTGTGATGTCATCGttactttatttttttctctcatcttgcccttcTTTATTATTAAGTAATCATATTAATCCTTTACCCTATtcttttatataataattctactCCATATCTTTTTTTTAGTAATATtataagtttattcttcatattgttggtgcatgacaTCATGAAACTACGATACAATCTATTCAAACGTTATATTCATCAaataatacagtacaatacaaggCACTCACATAGAACATCGATTGTATAATCTAGTTATTGTCGATCACCTGATTAGTACTTTGCTAAGATACTTGACCAGCGGATCAATTAAAAATTCAATTATATTCGATTAACCCATGATATATTTTTTATCACTTTATTTAACCTAGAACATGCATAATTCTTGATTTTAACTAACAAGACGCTCGAGCATACTGACGGCCTTAGTAAATTAAATATTGAGTTTTAATGTGTGAGCGATTGAGTCTAAGTATCAACATCCAACACGCTAGAACACATTTGAAACCAAAATGTATAGTGCTATAAGATGTAGTACTATATTAAAACTTAAGTtgtagcaacaacaacatataCTCCGTCAAATCCCATGATtgatatgtgtgtgtgtataaaatattataatttagGATGTTAAATATATGTAGATTGTACATAATAATCTGTAAATGTTGACCATGTTTGACCACTAATACCGATGTATATCGGTCGGAAATTTCATCAAATCTTTTTGGAAAAATTATACTATTAGTTAACCTGGGCGGAAAAAAATTAATTCAGTATTTCGACTGATATCAGTCGGAAAAGAGAATCTTACTTTATTTTAACATTTTTGTCGTACATATAGACAAGTCTGACCAGCTTTTGGTCAAAGATTGACCATATTCCGACCGATTTCGATCGAAAATGTGAAATATGTCAGATATACAGTATTTCGATATTATGGGACCACATTTACCAACCGATGACGTCggtatatttaactaaaattggTTATTTGACTTTTGCGATCAATTTACACTCtttccgaccgatttcggtcAGTTTTCACTTTCGAAAGATTTCGATCGGTATGATTTGGATGGTTTTTGGCAGTTTTATAGCAGTGTAACCATTTGGTTTCCTTCATTCCTTCTTCAGCCTATTTCTTTTTGCTTCTCTTTTTCGGTACCTTTCCTctctttttccttcaattttctaTATTTTGTTAGATTTAGTGTCGTCACTCTAAAATTCAAAATCTATAAAATTAAAATCATAACTCCCCTCACACTGCATATGCACTCGAGTCCTCATTAGAAGTTAAAGAAATATTATCGTAAGTGCGATAGGTGTCAGACAACAAAAAAAGGGAATAAGTCATCGAGCGAAATTAGTTATAATACGGTCCATGGTGTTTTGAGTTAGATGAGCGGCAAATTAAGTAGCCGGCTGATCAAAGAGAAGTGGGGACAGCGTCAGAGATGCACTAAATTAGCAGGTGGATGCATAGGCAAGAATCATGATTTTAGTTTTATGGTTTTAAAATGTAAGATAATAACATCAAGTCTTAGCATACAACTgaattttgaatttaatttttatacatatttaatagaTTCTCTAATACAAAAAGATTAAAGCGATTGAGTTTGGCCAAACTTAAAACTTTCTTGCTCCGCACCTGGATGGATGATGAGGGCTTCCATTTCTTTTGGTCTCACTAGTGAGTTCCCACAACGCTTCAAGCATGAAAATCACTACTAATTCTTGAAATGCCAACGATATAAATATCCCTTAACTACAAAAACAAAAGACTTCTTTATTTCCATTAACTCCTATATGATTCCGCTTGTTATGTGCTGCCATTCAATACATGCAAATCAAAAGGAGAAAATGTTATCAAGGTTTTTAACGAACATTATTTATTTTGAAGATGCAAGTCAAAAAACGGTAGATGAAATTCACAATGAATTAAACTCGGATTCTTTATAATTATGTATCTTTTATAACAATGCTCAAAGACAAGAAAGTCATTACAATATGCTTCTTTGGATTCTTTTTAGGTTTtccgatttttttttaattatactaTTCGCCAGCAGTGGCAGAGCCACATTCAACCAAGGGATGTCAATCGACACCCTTTTGTCGGAAAATTATATTGTTTTATTAGATAATTTTTTCTGTTTTATGTATATTTACTATACGTTGACTCCCCTAAACTTTTCGATgtatctatttttttaaaaaatattttgaaactCGGTAAAAGTTCTGGCTCCGCCACTGATAGTGAGTAGTCTCTAAATTCAAAGTCCCGACTTGTTTTTTTACCTGACTTATATATGGTAAAAAGTTAATTGCAACCAATGTTAATTTATACCAAATCGATGTACTTTATCAATGGTCTATCATATACTATATTTTCTTcttggaatttttacattcctatacactatatgaaactatattaccctccctactcaagCTTTActataattgttattaccatttatgtacattttaagggaattaatgataataattagtgtcctaaaattactctaacatatcttctactcccccacgtttctctctccacatcccacTCCTCCTTCCTCCCCACGTATCTTGTATAatagagcagcaattccaccattgacaaccattaaaaagctttgaagtttgaattcgaatttggattttcaaaaaatattatttgtttggattggatgctgttgcaaagaattgagaattctctctatgtctctctctatctctcaatcccaaatttcagtaatgtaaaacaaaggaaaagagatCAGCAATTctaccattgacagccattaaaaagctttgaagctttcaATTCGGATTTGGGTTtttaaaaatcattatttgtttggattgagtgttgttgcaataattgggaatatggtttggaatttatatctcaattttgaggggttttggtgaagattagacttggttttggctgaatttcagattgaaactcgaagaagaagacatgacatacattataatgcagaaattgtagtaaaattgtagaaaaattgtattatgttatttatatatttttcttttatttatttaactattgtatgaaagttggaCAGCATTGTAtacaaattatatttaagttgtatgatattgtagttgtatataactgagtagaaataatgtatgaaaattgtagataagttgtataatatataattagttgtatgaaatttgtttttactatgtataaatcagatacaaaatatacaaaagacatattgtataaaatttgtatttaagttgtatgttattgtagttgtatttaactgggtagaaataatgtgtgaaagttgtagataaattgtataatatataattagttgtatgaaatttgtttttactatgtataaattaaatacaaaatatacaaaagacatattgcataaaaattgtatttaagtggtattatattaTAATTGTGTATAACTGGGAGGTGAGAGAGGCTTTGGCAAAGGTGTCTTCATTGCATGTTATCAAGAATGAAGAATAATACCACCGGTTCCTATAGAGTTGGCAAACGTTAAAATTCCAGCTTTAGGGATTCCTGCGACTTTCTCACGCCTTTGAACGCAATAGATGAACCAGTTGCCCATACCCACAAAATTTTAATCAAAATGTAGACAAAATTGGCTCTTTGTCCTCCATATCTACTGCAGGGGCACAAGGCAATTAAGATGAAGAACAAGAAGAGCATTGATACACCCCCAAAATTTGATTTGTTTTAATAACGAGAGGTTAGATGAACTAGACAAACTTGTGGTACATGAACCATTTGTCATAATATTCAATCAATTATGTCCCACTTAATGTTTATTTACTATGTTAATCCTACATAGTAGGTTAATGGGACTTGAGGCCATGCCAATATCAATACACAGAAAGCATAGAGTGAGTGAAATTATCAAAAGCCAAAGCCTGAGGAAACGGTACGAGATGGAGAGTAAGAGACGAGGAAGGGTGGTGGTGGAAACGAGCTGTGGTGGCCACAACTGTAGTGTAAAGAGAGGGATGAATAATCAGAATGTGATGAGCTCTTGTTCAAGAAATGGGTATTGCGTTATGAAACCCGTCGCAATAGACCTAACAAAATATCACAAAGAAGTAGGCTGGCCAATGCGAGGCGGTGTTTTGTACAGAAATAACAATGACATGTAGtgagatttttctttttttacttaTTTGTTCAACTCGAGTGCTTTTGTCAATCATATATAGAAGAGGACTATCTTTTCTGTATGCCAAATTAATTGTGTCTTTATGTTTTTTCTAATTAGTTGGATGCATGATGTGGAAAATGAAGGAGAAAGACAGAATCCGGAGAGATGAGGGGAgagaggagaaaaaaaaaagaaaagggtgtaactaaatcccttcattgaaggcactaataatggattgagagctttttaaggtggaatgtatatattttgtaaacaaaacttaTGTAGGTAGGGTAATTTACTAAACATGAACATTTATGGTAATAACGTTTtcaatagtgtataggaatgaaaaaaaTCCCTTTTCTACTTTGTGCCTAAATGGTGggggattttcatctatacccgctttttgtgtcacgttttaacttgtgcccgttttgcaaaaaaaaaaaaaattgcaagtgtacccgctttttcgcataacttcagcatacggggctgaagtagcaaagacaatcacgcaaaacttcagcattctattagacgggcctgaagtagcaagtgtgctgaaccaagtgtgctgaaatttttgtttgtaattgctgaacttaagcatataTAGTAGCTGAAGTTGTTCTCTATTTATAttactgaagtttttgtttttgtaactggcgaacttcagctctagagctgaagtttttattttgtaactggcagttatttagtttatttgtaAAAACTTAAGCACTATATAAGCAATGGACATTTTATTTCTTATTGCATACAACTATACAAAACTTGGTGTTTCCTTGTCATGGGCAAGATGCTAAATTTGTGGTGAATTGCTTTCACTTTAGCCTGAAGTTAAGGGTGAAAAAGGACATGGTGCCAAACAATGACCACTTGCAGATCCATTCGTATTTCTTGACTGGAATACAGTAGTGTAAGAAAATTTTCGTCTTATCATTGAACCAGATATGTCTACACGAAATTTTAATAACTGAAGTTCCATAGTAGCACCAACAgtagcagaagaaagaagaagaagaagaagaagaaggaggaggaggaggaggaggaggaggaggaggaggagaaagggggctgaactTATTTAAAAAGTagttaca
Coding sequences:
- the LOC104231948 gene encoding acid phosphatase 1 isoform X2, which gives rise to MKQIRELVMLLLLASCSKLTASTTVWMPMWHTEEKPDSYCLSWRLGVETNNIRAWRTVPTHCLRYVENYMMRGQYERDVELIIDHVMDYVNDDVVLSNDGLDAWILDVDDTCLSNLFYYQGKRFGVDPYDPKGFHEWASKGVCPAIPAVLRLYNKLIECGFRVFLVTGRSESTLGQATLYNLHNQGFLGYERLTLREDEYEGMSSIVYKSEIRKKLVGEGYRIWGNVGDQWSDLQGEYIGNRTFKLPNPMYFVP
- the LOC104231948 gene encoding acid phosphatase 1 isoform X1, producing MKMAFFSNMKINKGGVIWETMKQIRELVMLLLLASCSKLTASTTVWMPMWHTEEKPDSYCLSWRLGVETNNIRAWRTVPTHCLRYVENYMMRGQYERDVELIIDHVMDYVNDDVVLSNDGLDAWILDVDDTCLSNLFYYQGKRFGVDPYDPKGFHEWASKGVCPAIPAVLRLYNKLIECGFRVFLVTGRSESTLGQATLYNLHNQGFLGYERLTLREDEYEGMSSIVYKSEIRKKLVGEGYRIWGNVGDQWSDLQGEYIGNRTFKLPNPMYFVP